A window of Candidatus Poribacteria bacterium genomic DNA:
CAAATCGAAACTGCGGCGGTGCCAATCACATGTTAGGATGCCGTTGCGAACGGTTCCCCGTGTGAGTGGATACCCCATGTGTGGACACTGGTTATCCGTCGCATAAATTTTTCCATCAACGTTGAAGAGTGCAATACTGCGCCCCTCTCCCATCTGAATCGCTTTCGGTTGCCCTTCAGGAACTTCACTTAACTCGGCGACTTTCACCCAGTTTTGTGTTTGATGCTCCATGGTTTTACGTTCCTCCAAATTGTGTTTCGCATACCTTAATTTCAACAAAAACTTAACGACTATAAAGCATTATACCACAAAAAACTTAATATTTCAACAGAAAACTAAAAATAAGTAAAATAAATTATGGTAGATTTTAGAATTATTTATCCACTCTGGATGGGTGAGGTTAAGCAATTTTACGAAACAAATGTTAGGTTTTCAGGAAGGATGGAAGCGCGGGAAGACTGGAAGACCTGCCATGTTTGCTATCTTCCAACCTTCCGTTCTTCCAATCTTCCAACGGACCCAAAAGATATTTCCCAATGATATACACGCTAAAAAACCGATGGACGTTACAAATTATTTCGCCAGAATTGGGTTTCCTTTTACACGCGATTTGCATATTCTATGAGGAAATTTGCAACCGATTTTTTCTTCGCTTTCCGGGCATAATCAAGAGGTGTTTTACCGTCGGTATCGCGTCTATTAATGTCGCCACCGTGCCCGATTAACAACCCTATCTGGTTTTTGCCAACCCCTTTTTGCGCGATGATGTGCATCGGGGTACGTCCCTTGTCATCCGTTACGTTTGGATCTGCCCCGTTTGCTAATAAACAAGCGACACCATTCGTTAAACCGCGTTGCGCGACCCAATGTAGGGGTGTCCACAGACCACGCCGATGTTTCCGACGCTCGTTGATGTCCCAACCTGTGGCAAGCAACTTTTTCACCAACGTATCAAACCGCTTCGGTCCCTGTCCAACAAGCACATACCAATCCCGAAAGTTGATTTCATAACCTGAGTCAATGAGCAGATCAACAATTGCGGGTTGTTGGGATTGAAGAGCTATCTCAAGCAGGGGCATGGTAGGTCCGATCTGATATGCATAGACATGCCCACCCGGAACTTCGTCCGTTTGCTCTGGTGACTTCAACGTTGGTATCACATAGCCTTTAGGGGATTTCACATTAATCCTGAGACTGAAGAGTTCGGGCTTTTTTTCAAATTCTGCCCTGGCACGTTCAACATTACCCATCACACAGTAGAGGACAACATCCGCCTCGGCACCCCGTTCAAGGAGATAGCGACACACCTCGGGCCGTCTTCTCATCGTCCATTGCGCTGGCGTGCCGTGATGGTCGCGGTCCCGTAGGTTTATGTCTGCGCCGTGCGTGAGGAGGAGTTCCACGATTCGGGGAGTCGCGGCGAAATGGAGTGGAGACATACCGTCAGACCCCAGTGCGTTGACAACTTCAGGGTCTTTGCGAATCAGTTCGGCGAGTTCCTCGAACATGTCCAAACCTGCGGCGGCGTGTGCGTCGATTGTCGCGCCTCGTTCTATCAGGTATTCGGCGAGTTCTCTGTTGTAGTTCAGCATGGAGCCGGTGACGTGGTGTAATGCCGAGGTGCCGCCTGCCCACCAACTGCTTTTGACATCAATATCCGCGCCAGCGTCGAGCAGTGCCTCGATGAGTTCGCGATTACCTGCCGCGGCGGCAAACACGATGGCGGGGGCATCGAAACTGAACCACGGTGCATCGATTTGCGCAGCAAGCACTTCATCAGTCCCCAGTAGGTGCTTGACTGTATCCACATCGCCATCCTGTACGGCAGTGATAAACGGTTGCTTGTTTGTCATAAAAATTTCCTTTTTCTATACATGTTTTTGCTAAATATCCTTTAACTATTTTACCCGATTAGATTATTAAATGTCAAGTAAAAATGGGTAGGGGTACAGAGCGATTTAGTTTTCTCACTGTAGCATAGGCTGTTAGTCTGTGCAATATTCTATGTCCACGTAGGGGTTGGGTCCCCCAATCCGGCATCCTATCTGAAACGCACGAAAAACGTAAAACTAAATAACCCTGGTAGGGGTGTGTAAATATTTTGTCAATAGTTGTCTGAATCACGGATTTTTGCTGAATTCCGACTTTTTTCATCATTTATGACA
This region includes:
- a CDS encoding ankyrin repeat domain-containing protein is translated as MTNKQPFITAVQDGDVDTVKHLLGTDEVLAAQIDAPWFSFDAPAIVFAAAAGNRELIEALLDAGADIDVKSSWWAGGTSALHHVTGSMLNYNRELAEYLIERGATIDAHAAAGLDMFEELAELIRKDPEVVNALGSDGMSPLHFAATPRIVELLLTHGADINLRDRDHHGTPAQWTMRRRPEVCRYLLERGAEADVVLYCVMGNVERARAEFEKKPELFSLRINVKSPKGYVIPTLKSPEQTDEVPGGHVYAYQIGPTMPLLEIALQSQQPAIVDLLIDSGYEINFRDWYVLVGQGPKRFDTLVKKLLATGWDINERRKHRRGLWTPLHWVAQRGLTNGVACLLANGADPNVTDDKGRTPMHIIAQKGVGKNQIGLLIGHGGDINRRDTDGKTPLDYARKAKKKSVANFLIEYANRV